A part of Silurus meridionalis isolate SWU-2019-XX chromosome 18, ASM1480568v1, whole genome shotgun sequence genomic DNA contains:
- the c18h12orf56 gene encoding uncharacterized protein C12orf56 homolog isoform X1 — translation MAAPVSHSRVCRRNSRLETFLKRRAERDVHERIRYYEACVVVSERHDKVFMHVLLTDDSVYLTEFHPRTLHRALHFSHILHIELINDLPDFLSGKVQEQSLHIRVVHTHFPKDVGKHVSRDRESQSAATPCHPDDYKHRRSPEGIGRVQQGPERRTSPSLTSDKDGCQDYRTSKSSVLARLKKRAAGQREKTTEKVEKNVAELHLYAVMLTSEIYVHLQRSWNSYIMRSTLRCTVSSSPSSKKHKHKISFERTCHLFSQLRGELLQDKLGLESLYLLIQELCTAAHHNPAVKTLFWKSPELYPFLVKTLSDSLQLSQDRLHTADRLLLSMLVVQTISLMFGEMEKGPNRFNVLTSKQGSVTAALLTALACDPELELCECDSASHTELQVLQAEYLEAASVLLFEVVMFCQETSRIPNVGHFLTVAWVFQTLRAHPYFLLFMGYQAQCVVLALSYSTESPMSPSQAVLLYQRCHLLLTCIQHNTSVSSYITTELREEFRYYVRQSALEDKLPSHYPVSRPVQHLLSQLLSLVLDKP, via the exons ATGGCCGCTCCTGTCTCACACTCCCGTGTGTGTCGGCGGAACAGCAGACTGGAGACCTTCCTGAAGAGGAGAGCCGAACGAGACGTGCACGAGCGCATTCGCTATTACGAGGCGTGCGTGGTCGTATCGGAACGACATGACAAGGTGTTCATGCACGTTCTTCTTACCGACGATTCCGTTTATCTGACCGAGTTTCATCCCCGCACACTGCATAGAGCTCTGCATTTCAGCCACATCCTCCACATCGAGCTG ATCAATGATCTCCCAGACTTCCTGAGTGGCAAGGTCCAAGAGCAGTCACTTCATATACGTgttgtgcacacacacttccccAAAGATGTTGGGAAACATGTCTCGAGAGACAGGGAGTCTCAGTCTGCTGCTACGCCCTGTCACCCAGACGACTACAAACACCGACGCTCTCCAGAGG GAATCGGCAGGGTTCAGCAGGGTCCCGAGCGAAGAACGTCTCCATCTTTGACTAG TGACAAAGATGGATGCCAGGACTACAGAACAAGTAAGAGCTCCGTCCTGGCCAGGTTGAAAAAACGAGCAGCCGGTCAACGAGAGAAAACGACGGAAAAAGTAGAGAAAAACGTGGCTGAACTTCACCTGTATGCTGTGATGCTCACGTCAGAAATATACGTCCATCTGCAAAGATCCTGGAACAGTTACATCATG AGATCAACACTGAGATGCACCGTGTCATCCTCACCATCTTCCAAgaagcacaaacacaaaatcag ctTCGAGCGGACGTGTCACCTGTTCAGCCAGCTGAGGGGGGAGCTGTTACAGGACAAGCTCGGCTTGGAGAGTTTGTACCTGCTGATTCAGGAGCTCTGCACAGCTGCACATCACAACCCTGCCGTCAAAACTCTCTTCTGGAAG TCACCAGAGCTCTATCCGTTCTTGGTGAAGACGCTGTCGGACAGCTTGCAGCTCTCTCAGGACCGATTACACACCGCTGACAGGCTGCT GCTCTCCATGCTAGTGGTTCAGACCATAAGCCTGATGTTTGGTGAGATGGAAAAAGGACCTAATCGCTTTAACGTGCTCACATCCAAGCA GGGAAGCGTGACTGCGGCCTTGCTCACGGCTTTGGCGTGTGATCCGGAGCTGGAGCTTTGTGAATGCGATTCTGCGTCGCACACAGAG ctACAGGTTTTACAAGCAGAATATCTGGAGGCAGCATCCGTTCTGCTTTTTGAGGTGGTGATGTTTTGTCAGGAA ACCAGTCGCATCCCGAACGTCGGACACTTTCTGACAGTGGCTTGGGTTTTTCAAACTCTTCGAGCCCACCCTTATTTT CTCCTGTTTATGGGTTATCAGGCCCAGTGTGTGGTTCTAGCCCTGTCATATTCG ACCGAATCTCCCATGAGCCCATCTCAGGCTGTTCTCCTGTACCAGCGCTGCCATTTACTCCTGACCTGCATTCAGCACAACACTTCCGTGAGCTCCTACATTACTACAGAACTGAGAGAAGAATTCAG GTATTATGTGAGACAGTCAGCGTTGGAGGACAAGCTTCCCTCTCACTATCCTGTTAGTAGGCCAGTACAACATCTCCTCTCACAGCTGCTCAGCCTGGTGCTTGACAAGCCCTGa
- the c18h12orf56 gene encoding uncharacterized protein C12orf56 homolog isoform X2 has protein sequence MAAPVSHSRVCRRNSRLETFLKRRAERDVHERIRYYEACVVVSERHDKVFMHVLLTDDSVYLTEFHPRTLHRALHFSHILHIELINDLPDFLSGKVQEQSLHIRVVHTHFPKDVGKHVSRDRESQSAATPCHPDDYKHRRSPEGIGRVQQGPERRTSPSLTSDKDGCQDYRTSKSSVLARLKKRAAGQREKTTEKVEKNVAELHLYAVMLTSEIYVHLQRSWNSYIMRSTLRCTVSSSPSSKKHKHKISFERTCHLFSQLRGELLQDKLGLESLYLLIQELCTAAHHNPAVKTLFWKSPELYPFLVKTLSDSLQLSQDRLHTADRLLLSMLVVQTISLMFGEMEKGPNRFNVLTSKQGSVTAALLTALACDPELELCECDSASHTELQVLQAEYLEAASVLLFEVVMFCQESHPERRTLSDSGLGFSNSSSPPLFSPVYGLSGPVCGSSPVIFDRISHEPISGCSPVPALPFTPDLHSAQHFRELLHYYRTERRIQVLCETVSVGGQASLSLSC, from the exons ATGGCCGCTCCTGTCTCACACTCCCGTGTGTGTCGGCGGAACAGCAGACTGGAGACCTTCCTGAAGAGGAGAGCCGAACGAGACGTGCACGAGCGCATTCGCTATTACGAGGCGTGCGTGGTCGTATCGGAACGACATGACAAGGTGTTCATGCACGTTCTTCTTACCGACGATTCCGTTTATCTGACCGAGTTTCATCCCCGCACACTGCATAGAGCTCTGCATTTCAGCCACATCCTCCACATCGAGCTG ATCAATGATCTCCCAGACTTCCTGAGTGGCAAGGTCCAAGAGCAGTCACTTCATATACGTgttgtgcacacacacttccccAAAGATGTTGGGAAACATGTCTCGAGAGACAGGGAGTCTCAGTCTGCTGCTACGCCCTGTCACCCAGACGACTACAAACACCGACGCTCTCCAGAGG GAATCGGCAGGGTTCAGCAGGGTCCCGAGCGAAGAACGTCTCCATCTTTGACTAG TGACAAAGATGGATGCCAGGACTACAGAACAAGTAAGAGCTCCGTCCTGGCCAGGTTGAAAAAACGAGCAGCCGGTCAACGAGAGAAAACGACGGAAAAAGTAGAGAAAAACGTGGCTGAACTTCACCTGTATGCTGTGATGCTCACGTCAGAAATATACGTCCATCTGCAAAGATCCTGGAACAGTTACATCATG AGATCAACACTGAGATGCACCGTGTCATCCTCACCATCTTCCAAgaagcacaaacacaaaatcag ctTCGAGCGGACGTGTCACCTGTTCAGCCAGCTGAGGGGGGAGCTGTTACAGGACAAGCTCGGCTTGGAGAGTTTGTACCTGCTGATTCAGGAGCTCTGCACAGCTGCACATCACAACCCTGCCGTCAAAACTCTCTTCTGGAAG TCACCAGAGCTCTATCCGTTCTTGGTGAAGACGCTGTCGGACAGCTTGCAGCTCTCTCAGGACCGATTACACACCGCTGACAGGCTGCT GCTCTCCATGCTAGTGGTTCAGACCATAAGCCTGATGTTTGGTGAGATGGAAAAAGGACCTAATCGCTTTAACGTGCTCACATCCAAGCA GGGAAGCGTGACTGCGGCCTTGCTCACGGCTTTGGCGTGTGATCCGGAGCTGGAGCTTTGTGAATGCGATTCTGCGTCGCACACAGAG ctACAGGTTTTACAAGCAGAATATCTGGAGGCAGCATCCGTTCTGCTTTTTGAGGTGGTGATGTTTTGTCAGGAA TCGCATCCCGAACGTCGGACACTTTCTGACAGTGGCTTGGGTTTTTCAAACTCTTCGAGCCCACCCTTATTTT CTCCTGTTTATGGGTTATCAGGCCCAGTGTGTGGTTCTAGCCCTGTCATATTCG ACCGAATCTCCCATGAGCCCATCTCAGGCTGTTCTCCTGTACCAGCGCTGCCATTTACTCCTGACCTGCATTCAGCACAACACTTCCGTGAGCTCCTACATTACTACAGAACTGAGAGAAGAATTCAG GTATTATGTGAGACAGTCAGCGTTGGAGGACAAGCTTCCCTCTCACTATCCTGTTAG